A stretch of Podospora bellae-mahoneyi strain CBS 112042 chromosome 5, whole genome shotgun sequence DNA encodes these proteins:
- a CDS encoding hypothetical protein (COG:Z; EggNog:ENOG503NVH9): MKQATAFQSKFWRLHSPLKLTRMERLYSSADIEGPPHARDVPFKERVRPGMVVSYRSVGKTGAAQTGTEQMGVVLSRADAVGERVRDLTGVQVNHGGEN, encoded by the exons ATGAAGCAGGCCACGGCGTTTCAGAGCAAGTTTTGGCGGCTGCAT AGTCCTCTCAAGTTGACGAGGATGGAAAGGCTTTACTCGAGCGCGGATATCGAAGGGCCGCCGCACGCAAGGGATGTCCCCTTCAAGGAGAGGGTTAGGCCGGGCATGGTTGTCTCTTACCGTTCAGTTGGAAAAACTGGGGCGGCGCAGACGGGGACGGAGCAGATGGGGGTTGTGCTGTCGAGGGCTGAtgcggtgggggagagggtgagggattTGACTGGGGTGCAGGTTAATCATGGGGGGGAGAACTAG
- a CDS encoding hypothetical protein (EggNog:ENOG503NXY4; COG:Q) produces the protein MDVDGKRRLPLQQPVPGRPRWQGRSSRRRTARRTAGLLLSACLCFIAYAQWRQLPHSPSSVPPAGSDITVHGLSVKRLQDDLATCSALRKKPQDPIGLGRKKNSRYIDGHAPTLVKNATVWVGEPKEGTDPEAARNGKGYGWIRSDVYLEYGLIKKVEAAIDLSSVASDTIVFDARGRPLTAGIIDMHSHAGVGSLPSLWGNEDTNEMSANISPFVRSIDALHPGDPQIQVIKSGGVTTSLVLPGSGNNMGGEAYVIKHAVGKADGRNETSAADLLADPDRNWRYMKMACGENAKRVYGRPGEAGPMSRMGESWDFRHAFEQATKVVREQDDWCDAAAAHGVYNHRSYLPQELRWESLGALLRGQVHLNTHCYTISDLEAFIDHTNEFKFKLRAFHHAHQTFLVPEILKRAYGGDPPASALFADNMYYKAEANVASEFAGKMLWDSGLTPIYVSDNPVLNAQHVLFEAAKAYKYGLPYHAALASVTAAPAERLGFGQRLGKIKPGYDADIVVWDSDPLSVGAAPVQVWIDGTAQFEDPVELDKPSVELIVPDQDLGHLPGEPVQADEVVFTGVTHVLLDETSVDRKIGAKGIAVVFSKGQLTCLGDCQDELQAATKSNTPVIQLKDGYLTESFTAFGSKIGLNAIDAEDDTDDGPNPNTFVRAEDGLVLDNKKTNASYTYGVTKAISAPSFRGGFSHHGTSVGFLTGAKTVVGQDAVFASDVSAHYTFDTSVKQDGTPSISAAVGSLRRKLLEAHASLSSDETTKDVHSESAFLQKVVNGSLPLVITVHSADTIGALIKVKKAVDKVTKASIRLVILGGAESWLVAEELAAAKVGVVLAPLQSYAVSWDQRRALTGAPLTNGTAVDKLLEAGVVTAIGLEEDWLVRDLGLLAGIVYRNGGGKVDEKGALDLVSGNIYKLLGLKQPGSKSGHFVISEGSPLDIGSRVKAVGGGTGQVTMFAK, from the exons ATGGACGTGGACGGAAAGCGCCGTCTGCCTCTTCAACAGCCCGTGCCCGGGCGTCCGCGCTGGCAAGGGCGCAGCAGCCGTCGGAGGACAGCTCGGAGAACAGCCGGCCTGTTGCTCTCAGCATGTTTGTGCTTTATCGCGTACGCCCAGTGGAGGCAGCTCCCACACTCACCATCTTCTGTGCCGCCGGCCGGCTCGGACATCACAGTACACGGCCTCTCGGTCAAGCGCCTGCAGGACGACCTTGCCACGTGTAGTGCCCTGCGCAAGAAACCTCAGGATCCCATCGGCCTCGGACGCAAGAAGAACAGCCGCTACATCGACGGCCATGCCCCCACGCTCGTCAAGAACGCCACCGTCTGGGTTGGCGAACCAAAAGAAGGCACCGACCCCGAGGCTGCTCGCAACGGAAAAGGCTACGGCTGGATTCGCTCTGATGTCTACCTGGAATACGGACTCATTAAGAAGGTCGAGGCCGCCATCGACCTGTCCTCTGTCGCGTCTGACACCATCGTGTTCGACGCACGTGGCCGGCCCTTGACGGCCGGCATCATCGACATGCACAGTCACGCTGGTGTGGGATCGCTGCCTAGTCTCTGGGGCAACGAGGATACCAACGAGATGTCGGCCAACATTAGTCCCTTTGTGCGTTCCATCGACGCCCTTCACCCAGGTGACCCTCAGATCCAGGTGATCAAGTCCGGCGGCGTAACCACAAGTCTTGTGCTGCCAGGGTCCGGAAACAACATGGGCGGTGAGGCATACGTGATCAAGCACGCTGTTGGAAAGGCTGATGGGAGAAACGAGACAAGCGCAGCCGACCTGCTGGCTGATCCTGACCGGAACTGGAGGTACATGAAGATGGCGTGCGGTGAGAATGCCAAACGAGTCTACGGAAGACCAGGAGAGGCGGGGCCAATGAGCAGGATGGGCGAGAGCTGGGACTTTCGCCACGCCTTTGAACAGGCAACCAAAGTGGTGCGGGAGCAAGATGACTGGTGTGACGCCGCTGCGGCCCACGGCGTGTACAACCACAGGAGCTACCTTCCACAGGAGCTAAGGTGGGAGTCGCTCGGTGCTCTGTTACGCGGCCAGGTGCACCTGAACACGCACTGTTACACCATCAGCGATTTGGAGGCGTTCATCGACCACACGAACGAGTTCAAGTTCAAGCTCCGAGCATTCCACCATGCCCACCAGACATTTTTGGTCCCCGAG ATCCTCAAACGTGCCTATGGTGGAGACCCTCCTGCCTCCGCTTTGTTTGCGGATAACATGTATTACAAGGCCGAGGCCAATGTTGCGAGCGAATTTGCTGGGAAAATGCTGTGGGACAGCGGCCTGACGCCCATCTATGTCAGCGACAACCCGGTGTTGAATGCCCAGCATGTTCTTTTCGAGGCTGCCAAAGCGTACAAATACGGTCTGCCATACCATGCGGCTCTTGCTTCCGTCACCGCAGCGCCCGCAGAGCGCCTCGGGTTCGGGCAGCGGCTGGGGAAGATCAAGCCCGGATATGACGCCGACATTGTGGTCTGGGACAGTGACCCGTTGAGCGTCGGTGCCGCGCCAGTCCAAGTTTGGATTGACGGAACAGCCCAGTTCGAGGACCCAGTGGAGTTGGACAAGCCGTCCGTGGAGCTTATTGTTCCCGACCAAGATCTTGGCCATCTCCCAGGCGAGCCTGTTCAGGCGGACGAGGTGGTATTCACCGGGGTGACTCATGTCCTTCTCGACGAGACCAGTGTGGATCGCAAGATCGGTGCCAAGGGCATTGCTGTGGTCTTTTCCAAGGGCCAGTTGACCTGTCTTGGGGACTGTCAAGACGAACTGCAGGCCGCCACCAAGTCGAACACCCCCGTCATCCAGCTCAAGGACGGATACCTGACCGAGTCCTTTACGGCCTTTGGCTCCAAGATCGGCCTCAACGCTATTGACGCAGAGGATGATACCGACGACGGGCCGAATCCCAATACGTTTGTCCGAGCAGAGGACGGTCTTGTTCTCGacaacaaaaagacaaaCGCGTCCTACACGTATGGTGTCACCAAGGCGATTTCAGCTCCCTCATTCAGGGGTGGTTTCAGTCACCATGGCACGAGCGTGGGGTTCTTGACCGGCGCAAAGACGGTGGTGGGACAGGACGCTGTTTTCGCAAGTGATGTGTCAGCCCACTACACTTTTGATACTTCAGTCAAACAGGATGGCACGCCGTCTATTTCGGCCGCTGTTGGAAGCCTTCGTCGGAAGCTTTTGGAGGCCCACGCTTCGCTGAGCTCTGATGAGACGACAAAGGATGTGCACTCGGAGTCGGCATTCCTCCAAAAGGTGGTCAATGGCTCTCTGCCTCTTGTCATCACAGTCCACAGCGCCGATACCATCGGGGCTCTGATCAAGGTCAAAAAGGCGGTGGATAAGGTGACGAAGGCGTCTATTCGACTGGTCATCTTGGGTGGTGCTGAATCTTGGCTCGTcgccgaggagctggcggcTGCCAAGGTCGGTGTGGTATTAGCCCCCTTGCAGTCGTATGCTGTCAGCTGGGATCAGAGGCGGGCTTTGACCGGTGCTCCCCTCACCAACGGGACCGCCGTTGACAAGCTGTTGGAGGCTGGTGTGGTCACAGCCAtcgggttggaggaggactGGCTGGTGAGGGACTTGGGCTTGCTGGCTGGGATTGTGTACCggaacggcggcggcaaggtggatgagaagggAGCCCTTGACTTGGTAAGTGGTAACATTTACAAGCTTCTGGGACTGAAGCAGCCTGGATCTAAGTCGGGACATTTTGTAATCTCCGAAGGGAGTCCGTTAGATATTGGGTCGAGGGTGAAGGCCGTTGGGGGCGGGACTGGCCAGGTCACGATGTTTGCCAAGTAA
- a CDS encoding hypothetical protein (COG:Z; EggNog:ENOG503NVH9), whose translation MEQFLIDYADRYEELVQAFNPKPAAPVRAGSTNPDFLVSTRIKPLLPDEISQGFPESVCSRPGSANIVDLHEVKKSVKGLPCLNSFSYPVDRIFGPDSTTKQIYNAIIQPLVPWAWGGGVSTMYAYGQTGSGKTFHRQRVGGARHVAETLMDGTLEGERKLCMRVDLLNSRKQISILEDSLGNIPSSPAPKNTPLTSKAELLSPNPHRMAPTLKNDSSSRSHAICRIRIENRSIPAAEDGLLYLIDLAGSEAARDKCTHDAARMREARERSTSASLL comes from the exons ATGGAGCAATTTCTCATCGACTACGCCGACCGCTACGAGGAGCTAGTTCAGgccttcaaccccaagcccGCGGCTCCGGTCAGAGCGGGTTCAACAAACCCCGACTTTCTCGTCAGTACTCGCATCAAACCACTGCTACCAGATGAGATCTCTCAGGGCTTTCCCGAGAGTGTCTGTTCACGCCCTGGTAGTGCGAATATCGTCGACTTGCACGAGGTCAAGAAGTCAGTGAAGGGGCTGCCTTGTCTGAAT TCCTTCAGCTACCCGGTCGACCGCATCTTCGGCCccgacagcaccaccaagcaaaTCTACAATGCCATTATCCAGCCCCTCGTCCCCTGGGCCTGGGGCGGAGGTGTGAGCACCATGTACGCCTACGGGCAGACAGGATCAGGCAAAACCTTTCACCGTCAGCGGGTTGGAGGAGCACGGCACGTTGCAGAAACGTTGATGGATGGTACCCTagagggagaaagaaagcTGTGCAT GCGAGTAgacctcctcaactcccgcAAGCAAATATCCATCCTCGAAGACTCCCTAGGCAACATCCCCAGCTCGCCGGCGCCCAAGAACACCCCCCTCACGTCCAAGGCCGAGCTTCTTTCCCCTAATCCCCACCGC ATGGCCCCAACCCTCAAAAACGACTCGTCCTCCCGCTCGCACGCCATCTGCCGCATCCGCATCGAGAACCGCTCTATTCCGGCAGCAGAAGATGGGCTCCTCTACCTCATCGACCTTGCCGGGTCGGAAGCCGCCCGCGACAAGTGCACCCACGAcgcggcgaggatgagggaagCGAGAGAGAGATCAACATCAGCCTCTCTGCTCTAA